CTCTTCCGTGGTCAGCTCGTCCTTGTACTTCTGGGCATCGGACTGCATATAGCAGTGCATGCACTTCAAATTGCAGGTCTTGGTGGAATTCCAAACCACCACCGGCCCCATGCCCTCAGCCGCCCCATTCCGCATGGAGTGGGCATTCTTCGTATAGCGGAGCTGGTCTCCGTAGTATTCCCTGGCAAACAAAAGCTTCGTTACGCTGATCAAAATAAAACACTCTCCTAAATCCTATTGTCACTTCCATGCCTTCCCCTTGAGGGGAAGGTGGCAGTCCGAAGGACTGACGAATGAGGTGCCAATGAGCTCGATATGACACCTCATCCAGTAAGCACTCCACCTCATCCGCCCCTAACGGGGCACCTTCCCCTCAAGGGGAAGGCTTTTTACTCCTTCCGTATCCCATTTAATAGCAAACAAGTCTTCATAGCCACATTATCCCTGAAGGGAATCTCCAACTTGCTGAAGGCCGCTGCCTGGTAGATGGAATGCAGCATTTCTGCTATCAGTTCTGCCGGCACATCATTGCGGATTTCCCCAGCCAGCTGCCCCTGGCTGATGATTTCCTCAAAAATGCCCTTGAACCCCGGCGTTGCAGAACCATGTTCCGCTTCCTGCGGACGGGGCTCTGCCGCCCTTTCCGAAGCCGCAAGGAACAAGGGCAGCACATAGCGGTTCTCATCCAGAAAGGACGCCGTGGCCTTGATGCCCGCCGCCAGCAGGTCAACAGAGGTCCCACCCGCTTCCTTCTCAGACCGGACTGCCGCCTCCACCATCTCCACGGAATCTCCCAGCAGGGCCATCAGCACTTCTTCCTTAGACTGGAAGTAATTATAGAAGGTGCCCGTACCCAAATCTGCCGCATTCATGATATCAGCCACCGAGGTTTCCTTATAACCCCGGGTGGCAAACTGCTGCTGGGCAGCCTTTAAGATGGCCTGCCGGGAAAGCTGCTTCTTTCTCTCCCGACGGCCCATTGCTTCTGCCATCGTCTTTCTCTCCCATCTATGAATAATGAATCCATCTCCATTGATGAAGCTAACTGTCTATTATTTCATTGTAACTGAAAACTATGGCGATTGAAAGAAAAAGATGAATTATATTCATAAATTTATTTTTTCGTCACCAAATTCAATAATCCTGCTCCTGCAAAATAAAAAACACCGCCGAGGAAATAATCCTCTGACGGTGTATCGCCCTAAATTAAAATATGTATGATTGCTTACTGAATCTGGTAAACCTTGGCATTGGAACGTGACCAATAGTTCACCGCATCCTGATAACCCAAAGTCCAGCGGCCGCTGGTTTCATTGCGGGTAAGGCTGATGCCATAATAGCACTTGGCAAAGACGGAAACCTCGCGGGTGTTGGCCTCGCGGATAAGCTCCCTCATGGTGTCCTCAATAAAAGCAGTGCGGGACTTCCAGGCAGCCTGCTCCTTGAGATTGTACTTGCCAGTCTTGAATTTGAACAATTTATTGGTAGCCTTGTTCACAGCTAAGACCATTTTTTCTCTCCCTTTCCTTCCTTTAACCAACTGCGGCCAAAATAATGCTGGACTATAAATTGTATTGTTTTCTTGAGCAACTCTCTTTCACTTGCCATATTTTACCCCAAAAGTCCTAATTTCGCAAGTAAAAAATTCTAAATCCACATTGATATTAACACAATTTCATATATCATCCTGACTAAAATTCCGATTGATTTTTCTCTCCCATGTTGTAAAATAAATATGCACACTTTTAATTAAGTAAGCAGGAAAACACAGCAGATACGGCGAAATTATAGGAATCATATTGATTGTGCTCGTTCTCATTAGGCACAAAATCAGATATACGCACATTTTTCTAATCCGAGAAAAAGGAGTAACAAGATAATGGTTACTATCAAACAGATAGCAGAGCTCTGCGGCGTCTCCCGGGGCACCGTGGACAGAGTAGTGAACCGGCGGGGCAAAGTCAAGCCGGAAAAGGAGCAGCTTATCCTCGAGACCATGCGGAAGCTGAACTACCAGCCCAACCCCGCAGGCAGAGCCCTGGCCGCCCGCAAGAAATCCCCCATCGTGGGCGTGCTGATTCCCTCCATCGGCATCCACTTCTTCGATGACGTACTCTCTTCCATGCAGAAAGCTGCGAAAAAATATGATTCTTACGGCCTAAAAGTCATCTGGCGCAGCATGAGGGGCTACAGCGTAGAGGAGCAGTGCCGCCTCATCGACGAGCTTTCCCCCCAGGTGCAGGCCCTCATCATCAACCCGGTGGATCACCCCAGCGTGGTACGCAGGCTCAACGCCCTCATAGATGACGGCATTGTCATCATCACCATCAACAACGATGCCCCGGGACTTTCCCGCCACACTTATGTAGGCTCCGACTATCTGGAAGGGGGACGCACGGCAGGGGCGCTGCTGCGCATGATCGGGCCGGAGAAGCTCAATGTGGGCGTGCTCTTAGGCTCACTTTCCATGCTGGGCCATCGTCAAAGGCTGGACGGCTTCCGGGAAACCATGGGGGACAGATGCAACATCCTCTCCATCCACGAGACGGAAGATGATGACATGATTGCCTACGAGCAGGTAACCCAGCTTCTGAAAAACGAGCCGAATATCAATGCCCTCTTTGTCATATCCTCCGGTGCCTCTTACGGTGCCAGCCGTGCCGTACTGGCGGCGGGCCTGGCAGGGAAAATCACCATCATCGTCTTCGATACCATTCCCACCACCATCCGCATGATGCAGCAAGGCATCATCCAGGCCGCCCTCTACCAGCACCCCCACGAACAAGGCCGCCGCGCCATGCAGATAGCCTTCGACTATCTGGTGAATGGGACGCCGCCAGACCGGGATCGTTACATCATGCGCAATGAGATACGCATATTGCAGAATGCAGAAGATTAAACCTTGGGGCTGTTGCATGAGTGTAATTCCACTTATGCACAGCCCCTTTTCCTTGTTGATGTATAAGAAGTTCCTATTCGTTGTAAAATCCACTAAAAATGAGCACAAGATACCAGGCGGTCTAAAAATCGCCTTTTTTCTTGTGCTCTTATTTTGTATTCAGGCTGCGTTATTCACAGGGAACAGGTGCTGGCCTGCTCTGTCTGACTGGATTTTGCAGTGCAGCTTTTGAATATTGTAAGCCATAGCCACCAGCATGATCTCAACAAGGACATTTGCTGTGCCGCGGCTCAGGAACCTTCGGAAATTCATGTCCGCCTTCATCATTGCAAATGCACCTTCTGCCTGTATGCTTCGGTTTATGCGCAGTTGTACTCCTTCTTTTGAGGTTATACGTTCCAAATCTTCCTGACGTTGGCGCAGAAACTGTTTGGATACTTCAAAGTGCTTGGTTC
This genomic interval from Selenomonas sp. AB3002 contains the following:
- a CDS encoding TetR/AcrR family transcriptional regulator, which translates into the protein MAEAMGRRERKKQLSRQAILKAAQQQFATRGYKETSVADIMNAADLGTGTFYNYFQSKEEVLMALLGDSVEMVEAAVRSEKEAGGTSVDLLAAGIKATASFLDENRYVLPLFLAASERAAEPRPQEAEHGSATPGFKGIFEEIISQGQLAGEIRNDVPAELIAEMLHSIYQAAAFSKLEIPFRDNVAMKTCLLLNGIRKE
- a CDS encoding substrate-binding domain-containing protein, which codes for MVTIKQIAELCGVSRGTVDRVVNRRGKVKPEKEQLILETMRKLNYQPNPAGRALAARKKSPIVGVLIPSIGIHFFDDVLSSMQKAAKKYDSYGLKVIWRSMRGYSVEEQCRLIDELSPQVQALIINPVDHPSVVRRLNALIDDGIVIITINNDAPGLSRHTYVGSDYLEGGRTAGALLRMIGPEKLNVGVLLGSLSMLGHRQRLDGFRETMGDRCNILSIHETEDDDMIAYEQVTQLLKNEPNINALFVISSGASYGASRAVLAAGLAGKITIIVFDTIPTTIRMMQQGIIQAALYQHPHEQGRRAMQIAFDYLVNGTPPDRDRYIMRNEIRILQNAED